From the Ensifer adhaerens genome, the window ATTCTCGATATCCGCCTGCCGCGCGCCGTGCTGGGCATGCTCGTCGGCGCGTCGCTCGCCGTTTCCGGTGTCGTGATGCAGGGGCTTTTCCGCAACCCCTTGGCTGATCCCGGCCTCGTCGGCGTGTCCTCAGGCGCGAGCCTCGGCGCCGTGCTGCTGATCGTGCTCGGAACCGCTGCCTTCGGGCCGCTCTTTGCGCTATTCGGCTTCTATGCGCTGCCGGTGGCAGCCTTCATGGGCGGCCTCGTCACCACGCTGCTCCTCTACCGCATCGCCACCCGCGGTGGCCAGACGTCGATCGCCACGCTGCTGCTTGCCGGCATCGCGCTCGGCGCGCTGACAGGTGCAGTCACCGGTGTCCTGGTCTTCAGAGCCGACGACAAGCAATTGCGCGACCTGACTTTCTGGGGGCTCGGTTCGCTCGCTGGCGCCAACTGGACGAAGATCCTGGCTGCGGCCCCGATCATTCTCGCCTCACTCGCGGTTACGCCTTTCCTGGCGCGCGGGCTAAACGCCATCACGCTTGGCGAGGCGGCCGCCTTCCATATGGGCATTCCCGTGCAGCGACTGAAGAACATCGCAATCGTCAGCGTCGCAGCGGCAACCGGCGCGTCCGTTGCCGTCAGCGGCGGAATCGGCTTTGTCGGCATCGTCGTCCCTCACCTGTTGCGGCTCGTCATCGGCCCCGATCATCGCTACCTGCTGCCCGCCTCGGCGCTGCTTGGCGGCACACTTTTGATCCTCGCCGACATGATTGCCCGCACCATCGTTTCCCCGGCGGAGCTGCCGATCGGCATCGTCACCGCCTTTATCGGCGCGCCGTTCTTCCTCTGGATCCTGCTGCGCGGCCGCTCGAACATGGGACTGTAAACGAAACCATGATCAGCGTTTCCAATCTCTCCGTCCGCCTCGGCGGCCGACCCGTCATCCACGGCGTTTCGCTCGAGGCGCTGCCCGGGGCATTGACCGCCATCGTCGGCCCGAACGGCTCCGGCAAGACGACGACGCTGAAGGCGATCTCCGGGGAGCTTTCGCCCGCCGACGGGACGATCCGCATCAACGGCCGCGACCTGCGCGGCCTGAAGCCATGGGAGCTGGCGCTGATGCGCGGGGTGCTTCCCCAGTCGACCGTCATCTCCTTCCCCTTCACCGTGCGCGAGGTCGTGAGACTGGGCCTAGCTGCCGGCGTCAACGCGGATCCTGCCGCACACGACAGGGTCACGGCCGAGGCTTTGGAAGCGGTGGATCTGGCCGGTTTTGCCGGACGCTTCTACCAGGAACTGTCAGGCGGCGAGCAGCAGCGCGTGCAGCTTGCGCGCGTGCTCTGCCAG encodes:
- a CDS encoding FecCD family ABC transporter permease produces the protein MPRSEALDRGMRLTAFAADIRSEWRSGNRSRLARLVIVALIAFAAATFVGSIMTGAADASLSNVWRWLIGEADQGLSIRDRIIILDIRLPRAVLGMLVGASLAVSGVVMQGLFRNPLADPGLVGVSSGASLGAVLLIVLGTAAFGPLFALFGFYALPVAAFMGGLVTTLLLYRIATRGGQTSIATLLLAGIALGALTGAVTGVLVFRADDKQLRDLTFWGLGSLAGANWTKILAAAPIILASLAVTPFLARGLNAITLGEAAAFHMGIPVQRLKNIAIVSVAAATGASVAVSGGIGFVGIVVPHLLRLVIGPDHRYLLPASALLGGTLLILADMIARTIVSPAELPIGIVTAFIGAPFFLWILLRGRSNMGL
- a CDS encoding heme ABC transporter ATP-binding protein produces the protein MISVSNLSVRLGGRPVIHGVSLEALPGALTAIVGPNGSGKTTTLKAISGELSPADGTIRINGRDLRGLKPWELALMRGVLPQSTVISFPFTVREVVRLGLAAGVNADPAAHDRVTAEALEAVDLAGFAGRFYQELSGGEQQRVQLARVLCQITDPVIDGEPRYLLLDEPVSSLDIRHQLGIMQLARKFCERGGGVVAVMHDLNLTAMFADRMVMMKAGKVRACGTPREVLTDETMEAVFGCRMQVGATPASHVPFVLPQTATL